ttgtttacatatgtttatttaaatgtttatagagaATGCTCAGGGTACTCACTTTCAAATACAGTAGCTCcataattattcataccctttattcagtgtaaatgaaatgggggaatttaattaaaacttgacccaccagctaatcacaaagtcagaatttaatggtggttgtatttattagtagaagaaagtgcccacttatgataaatcaaactgctattaagtacatatttctaatttggttttagtggatgggtccaaaatgttgatttaatccccccaaagctggttttaaaatatcaacaaaaagcaagtttacattcattatttcttgctatatcataaaaacatatctgtcaaaaacaactgcattttaatttttaatatccaaactgcattatatatttgtaataaagttctttgtttgcaattttgatctccttgtttgttttcacagtacttttgacaggaaagcaggacttcaatcaaaacagataaataagtgctttaaaaaaaaaacatgaatgaatgactgtgttacatctactttgtcaggggtgcagaactctggggcaaggttttcattttttgatccccctgaggccttcattacctgatttgaattaatttgcttaattggacaagtttacccttttatttgctcttaagcagttggagatttacagacagctacaaacacctgctggactgactgcgactctagaggagcagaattgtgcaccactaaatgtatatatttacttgatgtgggattttgacaatttatgtgtgggaaaattaaacacgttcagtccaaatgtttattaatcggagaacatgtggatgtcaataaatgcattattacaaatattaaccatccatcatcaataaccacttcatccaatacagggtcatggtgagctggagcttaacccggcagacacggtgcaaggcaggactacacccaggatgggacaccagtccatcactggccaactctcacactcacacaaacatgcacacagagggcaatttagagtgaccaatcaacctgaccagTATGTTTTTGGATGAGGGGAGGAAACTGGTGTGCCTGGTGAAAACcaacacgaacacggggagaacatgcaaactcccctgaaatgggaatcaaacctgggaccctggagctgtgaggcagcagcgctaaccaccacaccaacATGCCACAAACTATAACCTAATATACATGATGAATCATAAGAGCAAAGATTGTAATCAAGTTCTTCATTAAAACCTCCAGTGGTTACAGaactcgttattattattatttctttcttagcagacacccttagccagggcgacttagaattgttacaagatatcacattgtatgtaaaaaataattacccatttatcaggagtcaggagtccagagccctaaccactactctacactgctaccctatgtgtatgtaatcaaaaaaatcttccaattttgataggaacagataaaatccaccctttctactaattcatttctataccaacaaacatcacagatgtgttcaatgattataatctttaatacgaggctgtagttggatttttattagcatcacagcttgttatttagggtttggggttagggttggtttgTCTTCAATTCCACTTTTCGCCACCAACTGTACCTATAGGCAACcactttcacttcaatacaactgcaccttgctaaaagagacccatttaatcaccacctctatgtgactacatgagtaattgctgtattttgtgtgtgtgtttcacatatgGACATAAATTGCTATAGATCATTTTTTAGCTGATGCTTTTATTTAAAGTGACTTGTATGTGTGCTCATTTATAGAGCtgggtatttactggagcaatctgtgaagtacctgcttgctcaaggtaCCTGCTTGCtcagcagcagtgccccacctgggtttgaaccctcaaccctccggtaaagagtccagagccctaaacacgaATCCACATGCTGGTATATCTATGTGAACATGTCCAGAGGTGAATGTACCCTACATCTAATTCACTTTGTGCATGCTGCAAACTAACAACCATCCATCCAGCCATTATCATTAACCAcgtactcctttacagggtcgcagtgagccggagcctaacccggcatacacagggcgcaaggcgaggactacatgcaaactccacacagactgcaaattaacagttatagaatatatatatatatattgtaagatagcgggttgtgagagacagcagggagggggttaaaaacctCCCTGTAGAGGAatccatgtgagaatgcacaattagtgtggggtttgtttatttattgtaattgaatgatttgttaattattatggcAGTTTGGCACGATCAGTGCAAAGTAGTGCCAGCTGCTCACACGCATTACTGTGGGGTATATAAGCCTCACAGTTAGTTGGTTCAAGGCTGCTGTgggtagagcccgcttgcgagggtgtgcaggcgtacagaGAAGAAGGTACTGAGAAACCGTGAAAGGTGTGAAAActgggtttattttgttttgctttgttgtacagggaaacagcttagctgtcctgttttcagttaggttcctgtttgtttagttagtgctcataaagagctaggtgtttgttttgtatttttgttttggtgtttattaaaatagcgcaaccgcgcaagaaaaatcaatttctgtgtgttgggtcactgtttttaaaggggcaacgaacccgagagaggtggaatcattacatttggtggcagcgtgtgtgggcgcccctacgacccccaaaaaaaataaaaaaaataatggatttaaaGGAGTTGATTGAAATGGTCAATCGAAACACAGCTGCTCAAAAAGAGCAgataaagaagtggagacaggagtgggggctacctgatccggagcccacagagatagacctgctgctccagaagtgggagcaggTATGGGTAACTCCGCAATCTCCCAagccagagggggaagagccggagcccagaggggaagagccgccgctgtcagagccagagggggaagagccggagcccagaggggaagagctgccgctgtcggagcccagagcggaagagctgccgctgtcggagcccagaggggaggagccgccgctgtcggagtccagaggggaggagccgccgctgccagagcccagaggggaggagccgctgcttccggagcccagggaggaggtggaaaacatacctccaccacagccccgaccaccacccctactgtccagtccggcgtcgctgcgtccggtccctcaccccttgcgcctggacaccctgtcggttggtctggacctcccgtcactagacctggagcccaggagtcggcagaatcgggcacagttctgcacctggtcccctgctccgctcctcacggacactaagacgtcgctgcgctgctcccagacgtcgcttacgctccccctggtcactgcttcgctccccctagatgaccggacgtcgctgcactgggtcccagctgcagacctctgcccgctgctgcagcctccagtgccccggttgtcgttcgGGTCACCCCTGACAAACCGTTGGGGTCCCTCGTTGCCGGTGCGCgatccctacctggctgagccgggacgtgggtggttgggttttaggggaggaggtggccgtctcgtggcctgtgtcttgtgaagacaaggggggggggatgtgtaagatagcgggttgtgagagacagcagggagggggttaaaaacctCCCTGTAGAGGAatccatgtgagaatgcacaattagtgtggggtttgtttatttattgtaattgaatgatttgttaattattatggcAGTTTGGCACGATCAGTGCAAAGTAGTGCCAACTGCTCACACGCGTTACTGTGGGGTATATAAGCCTCACAGTTAGTTGGTTCAAGGCTGCTGTgggtagagcccgcttgcgagggtgtgcaggcgtacagaGAAGAAGGTACTGAGAAACCGTGAAAGGTGTGAaaacttattttgttttgctttgttgtacagggaaacagcttagctgtcctgttttcagttaggttcctgtttgtttagttagtgctcataaagagctaggtgtttgttttgtatttttgttttggtgtttattaaaatagcgcaaccgcgcaagaaaaatcaatttctgtgtgttgggtcactgtttttaaaggggcaacgaacccgagagaggtggaatcattacaatatatatatatatatatatatatatatatatatatatatatatatatatatatatatatatatatatatttgttctgtattttaatgtggTAGCCAACAggcagcatgagaggtgacaccgaggcATTTGGTGAGGTTGAAGTTAAGgcagtttttattatttccttAAACAAAGTTCAAAGACTCAAcagaacatttttgaaaataaacaaaacaaaagaaaacctgcccactaatctcacttcttcaaccctctctattgtttgcacgagctgtcctcgttgcaaggaaaaatgtattgctttagcaaacagagaccagtccaagttccatccAGTCGCTGCTGGTAACAGTAAATCTGCTCTCGGAACAGAAAGTCTCGCCAGGTAAGTGTCACTtgttcactttctttataatccacaagggctatcgggaaatgtagtttgtaatccttttccaggtGAACAGGCAAGTCTTCCAAGTAGTATGTCCCTTGGTACCAAAAAGACCACACCCTGTGTGGTCCACACAGGAACAACATGTGAGGATGCTCCTTTAGCGCCCCCTCACAGTCTTTGCCATTGCCACAGCACCTTGCGCTCTTTTGGTTCCTTTGTCGCCCTCTGCCGGTGAACACCGACACTAACAGCCTGCAGATTGGCTGGATCCtgacaaactaaaacaaacataagaacataagaaagtttacaaacgaggaggccattcagcccatcttgctcgtttggttgttagtttcttgaaggatcccagggtgtcagcttcaacaacattactggggagttggttccagaccctcacaattctctgtgtaaaaacgtgcctcctattttctgttctgaatgcccctttatccaatctccatttgtgacccctggtccttgtttcttttttcaggtcaaagaagtcccctgggtcaacattgtctataccgtttaggattttgaatgtttgaatcagatcgccgcatagtcttctttgttcaagactgaataggttaaattcttttagcctgtctgcatacgacatgccttttaaacccgggataattctggttgctcttctttgcactctttctacagcagcaatatcctttttgtaacgacgtgaccagaactgaacacaaaattctaggtgaggtcttactaatgcattgtatgaCTAAAAATGTAATCTGTCTACAGGAAGTGAAATTGTAACCAGATTGCAGGAAGTGAAATTGTAACCAGATTGCAGGAGCTTGTTACAGGTAAAGCATACCTATACCTCGGGAGGCAGGATATGTGAATTAGAATTGATTTGCTCACTTTCCAGGAAGCCGATTTGAGGTTGACTGTGCGACCCTGATTGGCCTTGCACATCTCCTCCTTGTCACAGGTTTGAATGAATCAAAATACACTGCCCAATGAGATCCATCTGAAACAAACACACCAGAGTACAGAAACTTACAAAAACACAACCTTTGTCTTTATCTGAGGCTGTGAATAATACAGTTTAGTTGCAATAGTGCTGAAGGAGGCACTAGAGGCCAAATGCTGGTCTTCCTCAttcagtttagtttcattaacagcagcagtgtggagtagtggttagggatctgggttcaaatcccaggtggggacacactgctgctgtacccttgagcaagcaagtactttacctagattgctccactaaaaacacCAAGCTGTATAAATACGTGACGGAATTTGTATGTTATAATAACTGattgtaaatcgctttggatacaAGCGTCGaccaaataaatcacaataataacactgatgaaagtaCTGGAGCCTCACACTCAGTTTagattcaataacactgatgaaggcactagaggcACTGGTAGATGTTACCTGGCTGGTGACTGCAGTACACTGTTAGATGTTACCTGGCTGGTGACTGCAGTACACTGGTAGATGTTACCTGGCTGGTGACTGCAGTACACTGGTAGATGTTGCCTGGCTGAGGCTCGTGTGTCTCGTCACTTCCTCTGAGGTGTAAATGATGACCCCGTCCTgggacagcagcagcaggaatCCCTCGATCGACGTCTCCACAGGTGCAGTCCTCTCCACCTCATTGTCCACTTCACCGCAGCCTGCCTCTGCTGGAACACACACCAGCGGTCACTGCTGGTCAATTCTGGTTACTGTCAGCCAAGTACTGCTCTGTCATGTTTTCCCAGCTTTAAATGGACTATTACACAAGTTCTGGTCTCGTCTCAAGACAACATCAGCCTATTTCCAGAAAGTCACAGTCACAAAAATGATTTTGCAAGTCTGATTCATGTAACGGAATCCCTTTATTCACAGTATATGCTTGAGGTTCAACAAGTGCATGCACAAGTTCAGTGGTGCAGAATGTATTCATCAGAGAAACGCTTGTGGCTCAAGACAAGCTCCATGCACACACTGTATGGTAGTGGTTCCAAACTCCGGTCCTGTAGCTCCCCCCGGTCAGCCCTTCTGGTTTTTGTCCCAACCGAGCTGCCCTCAGTTATTTAATtgtacccttaattgaactaataatttgcctaatcagagctttttaatgattttaaacagTTTGGAGGTTAAGTTAAGTATAATATTGTAGAACaaggaacttgaaatctccaacttttgAATAAGCTGCTAAACAATTGAAAAAGTCGAATTAAGCAACTCGTCAGTTCAAttcagggttcaattaagtaattgagaacttggtTGAAACAAAACCCAGCAGGGCAGGGGGGCTCCAGAACTGGAGTTGGGAAGCACTGCTCTATGGAGTGGTCTGCAGCTTGTACCTTGTGGCTTTTGATCTATGGCACGCGGCTCGTGCATCGAGTGCCCTTCAGTCCAGCTCACCTGTATGCAGCAGTTCTCGGAGGCACAGGTTGCTCAGGGTCAGCCTCACGATGGAGGCCTTGTCCAGCTGCTGGGCAGCGCCAAGGGGTAGGGGGAGCTGCAGGGCCAGCTGTGTGAAGACCTcgctctccttctctccctgACTCCGGGCAGCTTCACGAGACTTCTCCCTGTGCTTCTCAGAGCACACCCTGCAGGGGACAGACAGGAGAGGCAGGGATGGGTGGGGAGGTGCAGGGAGAAGCCAGGAGGTgcagagaggaggagaaggagggaggatCAGGTAGCGGTGGGGAGGAGAGTTAGTGAAGCGGACCATAATTACATTGGACAAGTTTGCACTGACTGTGATGCCCCTTTGTGTTGGTCTCTCCACCTTTAAACTGCGTCACCCTGTGTGATGACGTCGTCACTCCTTAACAATACACTTTTATACTGTTTGCAAGTTTGAGCGTGTGGTAGATATGCAGAGAGCTCTCAACTACTTAAACTAACCCTTAAttaagttggagatttcaagttacatattgatgtaacttaaaaaaaaaagatggtgaGTAAGtaaattcaagaaaatgcacagagtccttttcttcactcagttgttaggtttaatgaaatatgcagggagtctggtcccaggtacaggacaaacagaatactcgttcttacaattgttgcatgacattaaatacccttctgtatagatggtccacctcctctttctctaacacttaaccaatagaaaaggtacaacacattatcctgttaccatatatttcatttagtgtgagtgtgtgtgtgtggtgtgtgtgtgtctgtgtgtgtagtctagtgtgacgacctctgaactcagtgcattcttcagacccctggtgccccaaaaaggtccatacatctggtttttgtcatcttccttgttcctatctctccgttttgcctgagaccctttgagtccagtggcattatctcttattctccctgtgaacctttgggtccaacggcagtccctgggagccttttagctcctttatgctttgtattcccaaaagtcttagagcctggccccttctggtccacagcattgttatcttgctagcttgcagtcaatgttggacaagaagcttgtagatgcaaagtctcttatcaattgttagcagtacatgcaatttgaaccaaagtctgctatctgcaatattagtctcttttcagaaaagaacaccagtatagctctgccagttcacatgcgtagcaaactgctaatcaattctcgatccatgttttccaacacatataaaattgaaaatctatttgaacctgcatttcgttccGTCTGCTTCAGTCTAATTGCCGAATGCATTGTGCGTTTGTTTTCTCCtgtgatttaaataattaaactatGTAAAGGATTCATTTTCCTACCGCGCTGGAGAGTAGCAGGGAGGCAGCAGAGAACCACGATGGAAGACACAGAGTAAAGGacgttaaaatacaaaaataaataaacaaacaataaaacaaaaacagaatgagCAGAGCACGGCCCTAACGGATGCCGACTCCAGGTTGCGCGCACGCTGCCGAGCTGCTCTTTTTAAACAGACACGCTCCGCTGAGACCCGCCCACCAGCTAACTCCATTCAGCTGATGGCGATCCCAGATGGAGCGTGCCCTCCCCCGCATCGAAGTCAGTGCGCAGGACATATGCCCCGTCACAACTAGTACATttaaactattaattaaggtttaaaggggtGACGAAAAACAAACACCAACAACTTAAATCCGTAAATATACTGCAAAACATCTATGAAACGCCTtgccgtttatttacaatatttgccagttgGCATGGCAGATATGGGAGACCGGTGTCTATTTGTGAACTTAGATGATAAACACCGCGTCTCAaacatcttcaaatacttcagatgaaatcacaaaaaaagctccttccaaaaacaataaataaaataaaataaaatatgaagctGAATTTTGCTGACCTCCTCTTATGCGGCTGTATTTCGTTACTTTTTCAAGGTAGGTTCCGCTTGCTTGCAAACTAAACACCATTGTCAATATAAAGGGAATACATTTCCTTAGAAATCTCACCGACGATCACATTTCCAGCTTTCGGGATTTCCAGAGATTAGTAAAATGCGGTGTGGGTTGTAGTGGCATTTGAAACCAGAACGGATACTCAGCAAAGCCCgtgataaatatatttaagtgcACTGTCTTGAAGTTGAATTGCTGGGAACATCGCcgtacattatattattatttctaatgttTAAAATAGACTATTTGAGGTTAAATATATTTGGAATCACTAATTCATTTTAGCCCCgtttttctcctaatttggaatatccaattgtttttaagaccgtatttcactgctgcaaccccccgtAGTGACTCTGGAGAGGCGAAGACAAGCGCGCTCATGCATCCTCTGAAACACTCGCAATCAAAGCAACCTCTTTTTTTCACCCTGCAAGTCCACAGCTATGTCACCAGACCTATCGTGTCGGAGGACTAACGGGGATCCAGTGCCAACAGCACAGCCAGcttacaggcaggcaggcaggcgcccGGCCTCCACAGGAATCGCTGGTGCGCAGTGGTGAGAGAGGGATTACGCAACCGACTTGAGACCTCCCTGCCTGGGTGGAACTTGGCCAAaagtgcgccgccccctggaagctccagaTTCAAATGTAAGTTTTATGGTATCCAGGTATATGCAATGtactgtttgtattgtttttaaaataaaaaaaaaccatcatTCTTAAAAACTGAGAACCAGGTTGCACTTCCATGCGGGCTGCGCTGCTTCCTGAACTCCAGGACAGTGTCTGTCTGCAAGGAAGCTCTCTGATCCTGAACAATGACGCAAGGAGGGGAGGAAGCTGCGGGTGAAAGCTTTGCTCAGTTTTTCTCAGCTCT
The sequence above is a segment of the Acipenser ruthenus chromosome 7, fAciRut3.2 maternal haplotype, whole genome shotgun sequence genome. Coding sequences within it:
- the LOC131737474 gene encoding hypoxia-inducible factor 1-alpha-like isoform X2 → MVRFTNSPPHRYLILPPSPPLCTSWLLPAPPHPSLPLLSVPCRVCSEKHREKSREAARSQGEKESEVFTQLALQLPLPLGAAQQLDKASIVRLTLSNLCLRELLHTEAGCGEVDNEVERTAPVETSIEGFLLLLSQDGVIIYTSEEVTRHTSLSQATSTSVLQSPARWISLGSVF
- the LOC131737474 gene encoding hypoxia-inducible factor 1-alpha-like isoform X1, which translates into the protein MVRFTNSPPHRYLILPPSPPLCTSWLLPAPPHPSLPLLSVPCRVCSEKHREKSREAARSQGEKESEVFTQLALQLPLPLGAAQQLDKASIVRLTLSNLCLRELLHTEAGCGEVDNEVERTAPVETSIEGFLLLLSQDGVIIYTSEEVTRHTSLSQATSTSVLQSPASLSGSSQSAGC